A window of the Natronomonas salina genome harbors these coding sequences:
- a CDS encoding DegT/DnrJ/EryC1/StrS family aminotransferase has protein sequence MTRISIADPDVGAAEIDRVADVMEEGPIADGPAVRDFESEFADYCGADEAVATSNGTTALHAALVAAGIEPGDRVLTTPFTFIASANSIRLAGAEPVFADIDPVTYNLDPAAVEERLRADADVDAILAVHLYGLPAPMSELADLAETHDVTLIEDAAQAHGATIDDRHVGTFGDAATFSFYPTKNMTTAEGGMVTTNDGELADRVRSFINHGRTQEGGTSYAHARVGHNFRMTSIAAAIGSVQLEKLPDYVEARRRNAERLTAAVEDVPAIDPPVEPEGYRHSYHQYTVRCEDRSALEAHLDDAGVDTAVYYPTPVHEQPPYSDLEGSYPHAERASEEVLSLPVHPQLEDSEVDRIVEALEVFEQ, from the coding sequence ATGACCCGGATTTCCATCGCGGACCCCGACGTCGGGGCCGCCGAGATCGACCGCGTGGCCGACGTGATGGAGGAGGGCCCCATCGCCGACGGGCCGGCGGTCCGGGACTTCGAGTCCGAGTTCGCCGACTACTGCGGTGCCGACGAGGCCGTCGCGACGTCCAACGGGACGACCGCCCTCCACGCGGCCCTCGTCGCAGCCGGGATCGAACCCGGGGACCGGGTCCTGACGACGCCGTTCACCTTCATCGCCAGCGCGAACTCCATCCGGCTGGCCGGCGCCGAACCGGTCTTCGCCGACATCGACCCCGTCACCTACAACCTCGACCCCGCGGCAGTCGAGGAGCGACTCAGAGCGGACGCCGACGTCGACGCCATCCTGGCGGTTCACCTCTACGGGCTCCCGGCGCCGATGTCGGAGCTGGCCGACCTGGCCGAGACCCACGACGTCACGCTAATCGAGGACGCCGCCCAGGCCCACGGGGCGACCATCGACGACCGGCACGTGGGCACCTTCGGCGACGCGGCGACGTTCTCCTTCTACCCGACGAAGAACATGACCACCGCGGAGGGCGGCATGGTCACGACGAACGACGGGGAACTCGCCGACCGCGTCCGGTCGTTCATCAACCACGGGCGGACCCAGGAGGGTGGCACCTCCTACGCGCACGCCCGCGTGGGGCACAACTTCCGGATGACGAGCATCGCGGCCGCCATCGGGTCGGTCCAGCTCGAGAAGCTCCCCGACTACGTCGAGGCGCGGCGCCGGAACGCCGAACGGCTGACCGCGGCCGTCGAGGACGTTCCCGCCATCGACCCGCCGGTCGAACCCGAGGGCTACCGCCACAGCTACCACCAGTACACCGTCCGCTGTGAGGACCGCAGCGCCCTCGAGGCCCACCTCGACGACGCCGGCGTCGACACCGCCGTCTACTACCCGACGCCGGTCCACGAGCAGCCGCCGTACTCGGACCTCGAGGGGTCGTACCCCCACGCCGAGCGCGCGAGCGAGGAGGTCCTCTCCCTGCCCGTCCACCCCCAGCTCGAGGACTCGGAGGTCGACCGGATCGTCGAGGCGCTCGAGGTGTTCGAGCAGTGA
- a CDS encoding metal-dependent hydrolase, which yields MLPWEHAAVGYLLYSLLVHFGWQRRPSGLPVIVLGIATVLPDLIDKPLGWWLGWLPSIGLGHSLFFAVPAVLLVWALAGGRYALPLGVGLGTHLLGDVFYKAVVAGRFEYEFMFWPLVDQPASEPAGLFSQIEYWIAEYARFLASPEGMTYLGFELALLGAALVVWIYDGFPGLAPGSFRRGPRTTGDY from the coding sequence ATGCTTCCCTGGGAACACGCGGCCGTCGGGTACCTGCTGTACTCGCTGCTGGTCCACTTCGGCTGGCAACGGCGGCCCTCGGGGCTTCCGGTGATCGTCCTCGGAATCGCGACGGTGCTCCCGGACCTGATCGACAAACCGCTCGGCTGGTGGCTCGGCTGGTTGCCGAGCATCGGGCTCGGCCACTCACTGTTCTTCGCCGTGCCCGCGGTACTGTTGGTGTGGGCGCTCGCGGGCGGTCGGTACGCCCTGCCGCTCGGCGTCGGCCTCGGAACCCACCTGCTCGGCGACGTCTTCTACAAGGCCGTGGTCGCCGGCCGCTTCGAGTACGAGTTCATGTTCTGGCCCCTGGTCGATCAGCCGGCCTCCGAGCCGGCGGGGCTGTTCTCCCAGATCGAGTACTGGATCGCGGAGTACGCCCGCTTCCTCGCGAGTCCGGAAGGGATGACCTATCTCGGCTTCGAACTGGCGCTGCTCGGCGCCGCCCTGGTGGTCTGGATATACGACGGATTCCCGGGTCTCGCGCCCGGCTCCTTCCGGCGCGGCCCTCGTACAACGGGTGATTACTGA
- a CDS encoding DUF7344 domain-containing protein: MSNNSSTLSQDTAFDLLSNARRRLALQYLQEATGPVSIGELATHVAAMENDIPVDDVDSQQRKRTYVSLYQTHVPKLAKAGAVDYDSEEGIVELNGDARMITSYLSPSQPDEDWPRYYLALSAVGLLGYVAALFVDAVDSLLVGIVVILLFVVVSVLHYWSARGNGSIPIGI, translated from the coding sequence ATGTCGAACAATTCAAGCACGCTCTCGCAGGACACAGCATTCGACCTGCTAAGTAACGCCCGCCGAAGGCTCGCCCTCCAGTACCTACAGGAGGCCACCGGGCCGGTCAGCATCGGCGAACTCGCGACGCACGTCGCCGCCATGGAGAACGACATCCCGGTCGACGATGTCGACTCCCAGCAGCGCAAGCGGACGTACGTGTCGCTGTACCAGACGCACGTGCCGAAGCTCGCGAAGGCAGGTGCCGTCGACTACGACTCCGAGGAGGGCATCGTCGAGCTGAACGGCGACGCCCGGATGATCACGTCGTACCTGTCGCCGTCACAGCCGGACGAGGACTGGCCCAGGTACTACCTGGCGCTGTCCGCCGTCGGGCTGCTCGGCTACGTCGCGGCGCTGTTCGTCGACGCAGTGGACAGCCTGCTCGTCGGGATCGTCGTGATCCTGCTGTTCGTGGTCGTAAGCGTACTGCACTACTGGTCAGCACGAGGTAACGGGTCGATACCCATAGGAATCTGA
- a CDS encoding winged helix-turn-helix domain-containing protein, with translation MSDDWDEIGFIISSKYRVAVMRRLVESPATPSKISEDEDISIASVSHALSQLRERSLVELLVDEDRRKGRVYGITERGEQLWNEIRNRELVD, from the coding sequence ATGAGTGACGACTGGGACGAGATCGGATTCATAATCAGCTCGAAGTACCGCGTGGCGGTGATGCGGCGGCTCGTGGAGAGCCCCGCGACGCCGTCGAAGATATCCGAGGACGAGGACATCAGCATCGCGTCGGTGTCCCACGCCCTCAGTCAGCTCCGAGAGCGCTCGCTCGTCGAGCTGCTCGTCGACGAGGACCGTCGGAAGGGCCGCGTCTACGGGATCACCGAACGGGGCGAACAGCTCTGGAACGAGATCAGGAACCGGGAGCTCGTGGATTGA
- a CDS encoding DUF7511 domain-containing protein yields the protein MTGNHGVRGATMHLRATVVEYEDGPDECTIYPNGVSGAERMTTWISAKEGSFVDLETVI from the coding sequence GTGACAGGCAACCACGGTGTGCGGGGGGCGACGATGCACTTGCGGGCGACCGTCGTGGAGTACGAGGACGGGCCCGACGAGTGCACGATCTATCCGAACGGCGTCTCCGGGGCGGAACGGATGACGACCTGGATCTCCGCGAAGGAGGGGTCGTTCGTCGACCTGGAGACGGTCATCTGA
- a CDS encoding glycosyltransferase family 2 protein, which translates to MYEGNTIGVVVPAYNEEGFVGEVIETMPSFVDRVYVVDDCSTDGTWEEIQEAKERTQEAAVTDGGAEGEFVVPIQHEENRGVGGAIKTGYLRARDDGIDVTAVMGGDGQMDPDDLDRILDPVVEGRADYSKSNRLIREEHHQEMPRFRYVGNHLLTLLTKIASGYWTVSDPQSGYTAISHEALEAVDIDEMYEFYGYCNDLIVRLSANDMRILDVPMRLTYGDEESSISYPEYIPRVSSMLLRMFVWRLAVKRDTAGEQLRSGLFLGGAVATVAGFVGAAAGRRPERLRIALLGVVGLLGGMATDAVTNREKNGRDE; encoded by the coding sequence ATGTACGAAGGCAACACAATCGGTGTCGTAGTGCCCGCATACAACGAGGAGGGGTTCGTGGGGGAGGTCATCGAGACCATGCCGTCGTTCGTCGACCGCGTCTACGTCGTCGACGACTGCTCGACCGACGGCACCTGGGAGGAGATCCAGGAAGCCAAGGAGCGAACCCAGGAGGCAGCGGTCACCGACGGCGGCGCCGAAGGGGAGTTCGTCGTCCCCATCCAACACGAGGAGAACCGCGGCGTCGGCGGCGCCATCAAGACCGGCTACCTCCGGGCGCGCGACGACGGCATCGACGTCACCGCCGTGATGGGCGGCGACGGCCAGATGGACCCCGACGACCTGGATCGGATCCTCGACCCGGTCGTCGAGGGCCGAGCCGACTACTCGAAGAGCAACCGGCTCATCCGTGAGGAACACCACCAGGAGATGCCGCGGTTCCGCTACGTCGGCAACCACCTCCTCACCCTCCTGACGAAGATCGCCAGCGGGTACTGGACAGTCAGCGACCCCCAGAGCGGGTACACCGCCATCTCCCACGAGGCGCTCGAGGCCGTCGATATCGATGAGATGTACGAGTTCTACGGCTACTGCAACGACCTCATCGTCCGCCTGAGCGCCAACGACATGCGGATCCTCGACGTCCCCATGCGGCTCACCTACGGCGACGAGGAGAGCTCCATCAGCTACCCCGAGTACATCCCGCGGGTCTCCTCGATGCTGCTCAGGATGTTCGTCTGGCGGCTGGCCGTCAAGCGCGACACCGCGGGCGAGCAGCTCCGCTCGGGTCTCTTCCTGGGCGGCGCCGTCGCAACCGTCGCCGGCTTCGTGGGAGCCGCCGCGGGTCGACGGCCCGAACGGCTCCGTATCGCGCTTCTCGGCGTCGTGGGGCTCCTCGGCGGGATGGCGACCGACGCCGTGACCAACCGGGAGAAGAACGGCCGCGACGAGTGA
- a CDS encoding winged helix-turn-helix domain-containing protein, with product MSTDWDAIGYVISSKYRVAVLRNLSSGPATPTTIADESGLGITHISRALRRLEDREIIELIVPEDQQKGRLYALTEKGEMVWEEIVSQDLTT from the coding sequence ATGTCAACAGACTGGGATGCTATCGGCTACGTTATCAGCTCCAAATACCGGGTCGCGGTCCTCCGGAACCTCTCGTCGGGTCCGGCGACGCCGACGACCATCGCCGACGAATCGGGCCTCGGAATCACGCACATCTCCCGTGCACTCCGCCGCCTCGAGGATCGCGAAATCATCGAGCTCATCGTCCCCGAGGACCAGCAGAAGGGGCGACTCTACGCCCTCACCGAGAAAGGCGAGATGGTCTGGGAGGAGATCGTCTCGCAGGACCTGACGACCTGA
- a CDS encoding MazG nucleotide pyrophosphohydrolase domain-containing protein: protein MDEQSTVADFVRTNDLEAPAAYRLLDAVSELGEVAKEVCTSTGYGDDPGSVAVAEDELGDALFALLALCEELDVDAEAALLTSLAKYEDRLGETGQAGSGE, encoded by the coding sequence ATGGACGAACAATCGACCGTCGCGGACTTCGTGCGAACGAATGACCTGGAGGCGCCGGCAGCCTACCGACTGCTGGACGCGGTCTCCGAACTCGGCGAGGTGGCCAAGGAGGTCTGCACCTCGACAGGATACGGCGACGACCCCGGCTCGGTCGCGGTCGCCGAGGACGAACTGGGCGACGCGCTGTTCGCGCTGCTGGCGCTCTGTGAGGAACTGGACGTCGACGCCGAGGCGGCCTTGCTGACATCTCTGGCGAAGTACGAGGACCGGCTGGGTGAGACCGGCCAGGCCGGAAGCGGCGAGTAG
- a CDS encoding acyl-CoA carboxylase subunit beta, which produces MTDIDDLVEEVREAKRSVSDEGRSEAVEKQHEQGKLTARERVDHLCTDFDEIGQLAAPAPTTPETADWDRDDAPADGVVAGVGDVDGRPVAVAATDFTVKGGSIGHTGGQKLKRVMELALQRGFPLVLLHDGGGHRIQEGLDARPTAQGDGGIFRTQTKCSGWVPIVSAMMGPGFAAPTNFSAMADFVPMVEGSTLGVAGPSLVEAALGVDLSKEELGGAQFHTGETGMADRAYEDDEACLDGIREFLSYLPRNARRDPPTVEPAPPGESVRERLVDVMPADPKKGYDIYAVVEGVTDAESFFELKPAFARNVVTGFARVGGRPIGVIANNPRVMAGTIDADASTAAARFASLCDAFGLPVLMLEDVPGILPGPDSERDGVARAAGKLPFALNRATVPIVNVVLRRGYGFGHVAMGGGESVRNVLTAVWPTAEVAAMGIEGAVDVVHGREIEAADDPQAKRRELVERYKDRTDAIRSVEGVGMDAVIEPAETYGWVKRALDRYDEPSEESWPPKKHAIDPW; this is translated from the coding sequence ATGACGGATATCGACGACCTCGTGGAGGAGGTCAGGGAAGCCAAGCGGTCGGTCTCCGACGAGGGCCGCTCCGAGGCGGTCGAGAAGCAGCACGAACAGGGGAAGCTCACCGCGCGCGAGCGGGTCGACCACCTCTGTACGGACTTCGACGAGATCGGACAGCTCGCGGCGCCGGCGCCGACTACCCCCGAGACGGCCGACTGGGACCGGGATGACGCACCGGCCGACGGCGTCGTGGCCGGCGTGGGAGACGTCGACGGCAGGCCGGTCGCCGTCGCGGCGACGGACTTCACCGTCAAGGGCGGCTCCATCGGTCACACCGGCGGCCAGAAGCTGAAGCGCGTCATGGAGCTGGCGCTCCAGCGCGGCTTCCCGCTCGTCCTGCTGCACGACGGCGGCGGCCACCGCATCCAGGAAGGCCTCGACGCCCGCCCGACCGCGCAGGGCGACGGCGGCATCTTCCGGACCCAGACGAAGTGCTCGGGGTGGGTGCCGATCGTCTCGGCGATGATGGGCCCCGGGTTCGCGGCGCCGACGAACTTCTCGGCGATGGCCGACTTCGTGCCGATGGTCGAGGGTTCGACGCTCGGGGTCGCCGGCCCCTCGCTCGTGGAGGCCGCCCTCGGCGTCGACCTCTCGAAGGAGGAACTCGGCGGCGCGCAGTTCCACACCGGCGAGACGGGGATGGCCGACCGCGCCTACGAGGACGACGAGGCCTGCCTGGACGGCATCCGCGAGTTCCTGTCGTACCTGCCGCGCAACGCCCGCCGCGACCCGCCGACCGTCGAGCCCGCCCCGCCAGGCGAGTCGGTTCGAGAGCGGCTGGTCGACGTGATGCCCGCGGACCCCAAGAAGGGCTACGACATCTACGCCGTCGTCGAGGGCGTCACAGACGCGGAGAGCTTCTTCGAGCTCAAACCGGCGTTCGCGCGGAACGTCGTCACCGGGTTCGCCCGGGTCGGCGGACGCCCGATCGGCGTCATCGCCAACAATCCCCGGGTGATGGCGGGCACCATCGACGCCGACGCCTCGACGGCCGCCGCCCGGTTCGCCTCCCTCTGCGACGCCTTCGGGCTGCCCGTCCTGATGCTGGAGGACGTCCCCGGCATCCTGCCAGGTCCGGACTCCGAGCGGGACGGCGTCGCCCGGGCAGCCGGCAAGCTCCCGTTCGCACTCAACCGCGCGACCGTCCCCATCGTCAACGTCGTCCTGCGGCGCGGCTACGGGTTCGGCCACGTCGCGATGGGCGGCGGCGAGTCCGTCCGGAACGTCCTCACGGCGGTGTGGCCCACCGCCGAGGTCGCCGCGATGGGCATCGAGGGCGCCGTCGACGTCGTCCACGGCCGCGAGATCGAGGCGGCCGACGACCCCCAGGCGAAGCGCCGCGAACTCGTCGAGCGCTACAAGGACCGCACCGACGCCATCCGGTCGGTCGAGGGCGTCGGCATGGACGCCGTCATCGAACCCGCCGAGACCTACGGGTGGGTGAAGCGAGCGCTCGACCGCTACGACGAACCCAGCGAGGAGTCCTGGCCGCCGAAGAAACACGCCATCGATCCGTGGTGA
- a CDS encoding SGNH/GDSL hydrolase family protein yields the protein MRLLALGDSYTIGTGVPPEDRWVDRLVERLRNDGVDADAPQIVAADGWTTGRLAAAVERRSLEPPFDLVTLLVGANDAYQGRPVEAFRTNFVAMLERAVEFAGGDPADVVVVTIPDYSVTPYCETEGCEDHDERLAAYDRAVREEADAAGTRLVDVVDVSRAVAADPSLVAADGLHPAPEQHRRWMEEVYPVARAVLDR from the coding sequence GTGCGACTCCTCGCGCTCGGCGACTCCTACACGATCGGGACGGGGGTCCCCCCGGAGGACCGGTGGGTGGACCGCCTCGTCGAGCGGCTGCGAAACGACGGCGTCGACGCCGACGCCCCCCAGATCGTGGCCGCCGACGGCTGGACGACCGGCCGACTCGCCGCGGCCGTCGAGCGCCGGTCGCTGGAGCCGCCGTTCGACCTGGTGACACTGTTGGTCGGCGCCAACGACGCCTACCAGGGCCGGCCCGTCGAGGCGTTCCGGACGAACTTCGTCGCGATGCTCGAACGGGCCGTCGAGTTCGCCGGCGGCGACCCGGCGGACGTCGTCGTCGTCACGATTCCGGATTACTCGGTCACCCCCTACTGCGAAACCGAGGGCTGCGAGGACCACGACGAGCGACTCGCGGCGTACGACCGCGCCGTCCGGGAGGAGGCCGACGCCGCCGGGACGCGGCTGGTCGACGTCGTGGACGTCTCGCGGGCCGTCGCCGCCGACCCGTCGCTCGTCGCGGCGGACGGCCTGCATCCGGCGCCCGAACAACACCGCCGCTGGATGGAGGAAGTCTACCCCGTCGCCCGGGCCGTGCTGGACAGGTGA